A part of bacterium genomic DNA contains:
- a CDS encoding glutamate synthase, whose protein sequence is MAELQGMPVGRHLEAIVAECRAQNSIGGYPARKMFRGFPGFDFAVDFHGRRPATPLGPASGPHTQMAQNIVLAFLGGSRIIELKTVQIRDQLQIPRPCIDVRNVGYNIEWSQELRLHESYQEYVNAWVLLKLIEKLELLGVPAGDPFYATVFDLSVGYDLAGISSPPMQRWLAGMQNAEAAIAAALATLPPAFRHLRHTAIPPNLSDSVTLSTFHGCPREEIENIVQHLISVHGFHVIVKMNPTLLGYETVRRVLHEALGYTEMQLDPQAFETDLQFDEAVAMLQRLQAFAGRHGRHVGAKFTNTLVVKNHERIFKDEFIYLSGPPLHVLAMHAMQRFRQAMGAGFHLSFSAGINKQNFAAAVACNLRPVSTCTDLLKTGGYTRLFDYLKNLKQAMAETGSRTIAEFILADAGGTAASVAAAGEINAGRIVPALVHDPQYHARMNRKAPPKINSHLALFDCITCNKCLPVCPNAANFSLPIGKKSLPLINYRVDDGKLTAIPAGEFVLAQAQQIANLADFCNDCGNCDTYCPEAGGPFIEKPRFFFTQASFEKSAQGNGFYFAAPDTLIGRLAGEEYQLTRAAAGQKYLFRSAQIEMEFDHNDQPLAFALATGAASPELVDLRPYHILRTLLEGVRGAQQVYAALLLQPAGSQSAGAVPPPISGDFNVVPSS, encoded by the coding sequence ATGGCCGAGTTACAGGGCATGCCAGTGGGTCGCCATTTGGAAGCAATCGTCGCCGAATGCCGCGCGCAAAATTCCATTGGCGGCTACCCGGCCCGCAAGATGTTTCGCGGCTTTCCGGGATTCGATTTTGCCGTGGATTTTCATGGCCGGCGGCCGGCAACGCCGCTGGGCCCGGCTTCCGGGCCGCACACGCAGATGGCGCAGAACATCGTGCTGGCCTTTCTCGGCGGCAGCCGGATCATCGAGCTGAAGACGGTGCAGATACGCGATCAACTGCAAATTCCGCGGCCGTGCATCGACGTGCGCAACGTGGGTTACAATATCGAATGGTCGCAAGAGCTGCGGCTGCACGAGTCTTATCAAGAGTATGTCAACGCCTGGGTGCTGCTCAAGCTTATCGAGAAGCTGGAGCTGCTCGGCGTGCCGGCCGGCGATCCCTTCTACGCCACGGTTTTCGACCTCTCGGTGGGCTATGATCTAGCGGGCATTTCCTCGCCGCCGATGCAGCGCTGGCTGGCCGGCATGCAGAATGCCGAGGCTGCGATTGCCGCGGCGCTCGCCACGCTGCCGCCGGCGTTCCGCCACTTGCGGCACACCGCCATTCCCCCCAACCTTTCGGATTCGGTGACGCTCTCCACTTTTCACGGCTGCCCGCGCGAGGAGATCGAAAACATCGTGCAGCATTTGATCAGCGTGCACGGCTTTCATGTGATCGTGAAGATGAATCCCACCCTGTTGGGATATGAAACCGTGCGCCGCGTGTTGCACGAAGCGCTGGGCTACACCGAGATGCAACTCGATCCACAGGCCTTCGAAACGGACCTGCAATTTGACGAAGCGGTGGCCATGCTGCAGCGGCTGCAGGCTTTCGCCGGCCGCCACGGCCGTCACGTCGGCGCGAAATTCACCAATACGCTGGTGGTGAAGAATCACGAGCGCATTTTCAAGGATGAATTTATCTACCTCTCCGGGCCGCCCCTGCACGTGCTGGCGATGCACGCCATGCAGCGCTTTCGCCAGGCCATGGGCGCGGGATTTCACCTTTCCTTCTCCGCCGGCATCAACAAACAAAATTTCGCAGCGGCCGTGGCCTGCAACCTGCGGCCGGTTTCCACCTGCACCGATTTGCTCAAGACCGGCGGCTACACGCGGCTGTTCGATTATCTCAAAAATCTCAAGCAAGCAATGGCAGAAACCGGCAGCCGCACGATCGCTGAGTTTATTTTGGCGGACGCGGGCGGAACTGCCGCCAGCGTGGCGGCTGCCGGCGAGATCAATGCCGGCAGAATCGTGCCGGCGCTGGTGCACGATCCGCAGTATCACGCGCGCATGAATCGCAAAGCGCCGCCCAAGATCAACAGCCATCTTGCACTCTTTGATTGCATTACCTGCAACAAATGTCTGCCCGTGTGTCCCAACGCCGCCAACTTCTCGCTTCCCATTGGGAAAAAAAGCCTGCCGCTGATCAACTATCGCGTCGACGACGGCAAGCTCACTGCGATTCCAGCGGGTGAATTCGTGCTGGCGCAGGCGCAGCAAATCGCCAATCTCGCGGATTTCTGCAATGACTGCGGCAATTGCGACACCTACTGCCCGGAGGCCGGCGGTCCGTTCATCGAGAAGCCGCGTTTCTTTTTCACGCAAGCCAGCTTTGAGAAATCCGCGCAGGGCAACGGCTTCTACTTCGCCGCGCCCGACACGCTGATTGGCCGCCTTGCCGGCGAAGAGTATCAGCTCACGCGCGCAGCCGCAGGGCAAAAATACCTTTTCCGGTCAGCGCAGATCGAAATGGAATTCGATCACAACGATCAGCCGCTCGCCTTTGCGCTCGCAACCGGCGCAGCCTCGCCTGAGCTGGTTGACTTGCGGCCGTATCACATTCTGCGCACGCTGCTGGAAGGCGTGCGCGGCGCACAGCAGGTGTATGCCGCTTTGCTGCTGCAACCGGCCGGCAGCCAGTCTGCCGGCGCAGTGCCACCTCCGATTTCCGGTGATTTCAACGTTGTTCCCTCGAGCTGA
- the ssnA gene encoding putative aminohydrolase SsnA codes for MKTLIHNAVIFTNAGATPVLSSHAVVIDGHRIAEISPENAARQKHPEAARLDAGGRLLMPGLINAHMHFYSTFARGLALPQQPRDFAEVLRLLWWKLDASLDDAAVYYSALLAATTAVRHGVTAVIDHHASPNAIAGSLDRIAEALELVGMRGVLCYEITDRNGKAGAAAGLAENERFLQKCRNANHEDERHLFDAMVGLHASFTVDDDTLEAAAGLSRAHRAGCHVHVLEDPVDQQLTRARYGRAVIERLHACGILGPQSLAAHCIHLTEADQEVLAQTQTLVAHNPQSNMNNAVGRTDVFGLLQRGITVGLGTDGMSPALLPDLRTANLLHKHDLHDCNAGWNEIQQMALRNNPAIYHRLTGKRVGAIAPGSLADLVLIDYYPATPLTSENFWGHLLYGIAEAPVDTTMINGKIVVQNGKLLQLDEQQIAAEARTVAQRVWQRFYA; via the coding sequence ATGAAAACTCTCATTCACAATGCCGTCATTTTCACCAACGCCGGCGCCACGCCGGTGCTCAGCTCGCATGCCGTCGTGATCGACGGCCATCGCATCGCAGAAATCTCTCCCGAAAACGCAGCCCGGCAGAAGCACCCTGAGGCCGCGCGCCTCGACGCGGGCGGCCGGCTGCTCATGCCCGGCTTGATCAACGCCCACATGCACTTCTACAGCACCTTCGCGCGCGGTCTGGCCCTGCCGCAGCAGCCCCGCGATTTCGCCGAGGTGCTGCGCCTGCTGTGGTGGAAATTGGATGCCAGCCTGGATGACGCAGCGGTCTACTACAGCGCCTTGCTCGCGGCAACCACCGCCGTCAGGCACGGCGTCACGGCCGTGATCGATCACCACGCCAGTCCGAATGCCATCGCGGGCAGCCTCGACCGCATCGCGGAAGCTTTGGAGCTGGTGGGCATGCGCGGCGTATTGTGTTATGAGATCACCGATCGCAACGGCAAGGCCGGCGCGGCCGCAGGACTGGCGGAGAACGAACGATTCCTGCAAAAATGCCGAAACGCCAATCATGAAGACGAACGTCATCTTTTCGACGCCATGGTCGGTCTGCACGCTTCCTTCACGGTCGATGACGATACCCTGGAAGCTGCGGCAGGCCTCAGTCGCGCACACCGTGCCGGCTGCCATGTGCACGTGCTGGAAGATCCTGTCGATCAGCAACTGACGCGCGCGCGCTATGGCCGCGCAGTGATCGAACGGCTGCACGCCTGCGGGATTCTGGGGCCGCAAAGCCTGGCCGCGCATTGCATTCACCTCACGGAAGCCGATCAGGAAGTGCTCGCGCAAACGCAGACGCTGGTGGCGCACAATCCCCAATCCAACATGAACAACGCGGTGGGCCGCACCGACGTCTTTGGTTTGTTGCAGCGCGGCATCACGGTGGGCCTCGGCACGGACGGCATGTCGCCCGCGCTGCTGCCCGACCTGCGCACCGCGAATCTGTTGCACAAGCATGATCTGCACGACTGCAATGCCGGCTGGAATGAGATTCAGCAAATGGCGCTGCGCAACAATCCCGCGATTTATCACCGCCTCACCGGCAAGCGCGTTGGCGCGATCGCGCCGGGCAGCCTTGCCGATCTGGTGTTGATTGATTATTATCCTGCCACGCCCCTGACGTCGGAGAACTTCTGGGGGCATTTGCTGTATGGCATTGCCGAAGCGCCGGTTGACACCACCATGATCAACGGCAAAATTGTGGTGCAGAACGGGAAGTTGCTGCAGCTCGATGAGCAACAGATTGCCGCCGAGGCACGGACGGTGGCGCAGCGCGTATGGCAACGATTCTACGCATGA